In Leifsonia sp. ZF2019, a genomic segment contains:
- a CDS encoding HD domain-containing protein, with protein MPRTDRPHRTDATAPSATTNTRTTTNTRTTTNTRTTTATRTDLPSAPDTPAARAALALATAYHSPSLLNHVIRSWLWAEAFAQHEGRDGIDHELLYVSALLHDIGIVPAFDNVALSYEDAGGHVAVALTAGAGWEPSRRVRAHEVIVRHNWPAVDPAFDQEGYLLEVATGLDISGARADVLPRDVLRTVLTAYPRLELAAEFGAGVTDQAARKPDTQAHRLVEGGVRAKLAANPLESLG; from the coding sequence ATGCCGCGCACCGACCGACCCCACCGCACCGACGCCACAGCACCCTCCGCCACCACCAACACCCGAACCACCACCAACACCCGCACCACCACCAACACCCGCACCACCACCGCCACCCGCACCGACCTGCCCTCCGCGCCGGACACCCCGGCCGCGCGGGCGGCGCTCGCGCTGGCCACGGCGTACCACTCGCCGTCGCTGCTCAACCACGTCATCCGGTCGTGGCTGTGGGCCGAGGCGTTCGCTCAGCACGAGGGCCGTGACGGGATCGACCACGAGCTGCTGTACGTCTCGGCGCTGCTGCACGACATCGGGATCGTCCCAGCGTTCGACAACGTGGCCCTCTCCTACGAGGATGCCGGGGGTCACGTCGCGGTGGCGCTCACGGCGGGTGCGGGATGGGAGCCGTCGCGTCGGGTTCGCGCGCACGAAGTGATCGTGCGGCACAACTGGCCCGCGGTCGACCCGGCGTTCGACCAGGAGGGCTACCTGCTGGAGGTCGCCACCGGGCTCGACATCTCCGGGGCCCGAGCGGATGTGCTGCCGCGTGACGTCCTGCGCACCGTGCTCACCGCGTACCCGCGACTCGAGCTGGCCGCGGAGTTCGGCGCGGGCGTGACCGACCAGGCCGCACGAAAGCCGGACACGCAGGCGCATCGGCTGGTGGAGGGCGGCGTGCGCGCGAAGCTCGCCGCGAATCCGCTCGAGTCTCTGGGCTGA
- a CDS encoding zinc-binding dehydrogenase yields the protein MRALLYETFAAPIAVADLPDPVAPDGGAIVRVAASGLCRSDWHAWAGHDDTVLLPHVPGHEFVGVVEAVGDGVERWRAGDRVTAPFVNGCGRCEWCRSGQAQVCPDQTQPGFTHWGSHADLVAVRAADLNLVAVPDDIDDAAAASLGCRFATAYRAITARARIRPGEWVAVYGAGGVGLSAVMIAAALGARPIAVDRAPAALELARAFGAEHTLEAGDGTPDAIAALTGGGAHVSVDAVGSPATAGAAVRSLRRRGRHVQIGLLAGGGPVLPLDRVIGWELEVLGSHGMAAADYAGMLDLVASGAVSPRALVGARVGLAEAARLLPEAATAPPVGITVLDPTRD from the coding sequence ATGAGAGCCCTGCTGTACGAGACATTCGCCGCGCCGATCGCCGTCGCCGACCTCCCGGACCCCGTCGCCCCCGACGGCGGTGCGATCGTCCGCGTCGCCGCCTCCGGGCTCTGCCGCAGCGACTGGCACGCCTGGGCGGGGCACGACGACACCGTCCTCCTTCCGCACGTGCCCGGGCACGAGTTCGTCGGTGTTGTGGAGGCCGTCGGCGACGGAGTGGAGCGGTGGCGGGCGGGCGACCGGGTCACGGCGCCGTTCGTCAACGGCTGCGGGCGCTGCGAGTGGTGCCGGAGCGGACAGGCGCAGGTCTGCCCGGACCAGACCCAGCCCGGGTTCACGCACTGGGGCTCGCACGCCGATCTGGTCGCGGTGCGGGCCGCCGACCTCAACCTCGTCGCCGTGCCTGACGACATCGACGATGCGGCCGCCGCGAGCCTGGGTTGCCGGTTCGCGACCGCGTACCGCGCGATCACGGCGCGGGCCCGCATCCGGCCAGGCGAGTGGGTCGCGGTGTACGGCGCGGGCGGCGTCGGCCTCAGCGCCGTGATGATCGCCGCCGCGCTCGGTGCGCGGCCCATCGCCGTCGACCGTGCGCCGGCCGCTCTCGAGCTGGCACGGGCGTTCGGCGCCGAGCACACGCTGGAAGCCGGAGACGGGACTCCCGACGCCATCGCCGCGCTGACGGGAGGCGGCGCGCACGTCTCCGTGGACGCCGTCGGCTCCCCCGCCACGGCCGGCGCCGCCGTGCGCTCACTGCGGAGACGCGGCCGCCACGTGCAGATCGGCCTGCTGGCCGGCGGCGGACCGGTGCTCCCGCTCGACCGGGTGATCGGCTGGGAGCTGGAGGTGCTCGGCAGCCACGGCATGGCCGCCGCGGACTACGCGGGCATGCTCGACCTCGTCGCCTCCGGCGCCGTCTCCCCACGCGCCCTCGTCGGCGCCCGCGTCGGCCTCGCCGAGGCCGCCCGCCTCCTCCCCGAGGCGGCCACCGCCCCGCCCGTCGGCATCACCGTCCTCGACCCCACGCGCGACTGA